From a single Candidatus Brevundimonas phytovorans genomic region:
- a CDS encoding YerC/YecD family TrpR-related protein: protein MSTDAAKTALLDALLSLQTRAEADAFLSDLCTPAELRAFAERWQVARLLDGGDKTYREIAVDACASPTTVVRVARSLKDMPHQGYRLVLDRLKQKA, encoded by the coding sequence ATGAGCACCGACGCCGCCAAGACCGCCCTGCTGGACGCCCTGCTTTCGCTGCAGACGCGGGCGGAGGCCGACGCCTTCCTGTCCGACCTCTGCACCCCCGCCGAACTGCGCGCCTTCGCCGAGCGGTGGCAGGTGGCGCGGCTGCTGGACGGCGGAGACAAGACCTATCGCGAGATCGCGGTCGACGCCTGCGCCAGTCCGACCACCGTGGTGCGCGTCGCGCGCTCCCTCAAAGACATGCCGCACCAGGGCTATCGCCTGGTGCTGGACCGCCTGAAGCAGAAAGCCTGA
- a CDS encoding helix-turn-helix domain-containing protein yields MNGALDTSGGELRFEQPIPRVRHVRLPGEEMRDLMRRAAQSVAFAFYLDPERTAAQPGFDYSAETVVLPDGVISRSSLRGAATLHRDAARIAATGADQLFIVMIEAGVADVTPTRSGRRLREGDILVLDLKKPVVLTQVDYTSMMIVISRSLLPKEARHLDLHGCEIRADHPLARVLVSTVHRLWEDSRRMTPAQGSIVFRGAMDMLGLALTDTSRARGEEVPLKVGAEAIIDDHLQDAVLTPAWIAAQLGVSRATLYRTFAPYGGVARFIDERRLQRAWLLVSSPAGPPIVEVAKSCGYASKARLNRAFAERLNATPGAIRAATGETRDNLHARAALEIIDSWDRRSGRAVLSGEMASP; encoded by the coding sequence ATGAACGGCGCCCTGGACACCTCCGGCGGAGAGCTGCGGTTCGAGCAGCCCATTCCCCGTGTTCGTCATGTCCGCCTGCCCGGCGAGGAGATGCGGGACCTGATGCGGCGCGCGGCGCAGTCCGTGGCCTTCGCCTTCTACCTGGACCCCGAGCGCACCGCCGCCCAGCCCGGTTTCGACTATTCGGCCGAGACCGTGGTTCTGCCCGACGGCGTCATTTCCCGTTCGAGTCTGCGCGGCGCGGCGACCCTGCATCGCGACGCGGCCCGCATCGCGGCGACCGGGGCAGACCAGCTCTTTATCGTCATGATCGAAGCGGGCGTGGCCGATGTGACGCCGACGCGGTCGGGGCGTCGCCTGCGCGAAGGCGACATCTTGGTGCTGGACCTGAAGAAGCCGGTCGTCCTGACCCAGGTCGACTACACCTCCATGATGATCGTCATTTCGCGCAGCCTGCTGCCCAAGGAGGCGCGCCACCTCGATCTGCACGGCTGCGAAATCCGCGCCGACCACCCTCTGGCCCGCGTCCTCGTCAGCACGGTCCACAGGCTCTGGGAGGACTCGCGGCGGATGACCCCCGCCCAGGGGTCGATCGTGTTCCGCGGCGCCATGGACATGCTGGGGCTGGCCCTGACCGACACCAGCCGCGCTCGCGGTGAGGAGGTGCCGCTGAAGGTCGGCGCCGAGGCGATCATCGACGATCATCTGCAGGACGCCGTCCTGACCCCGGCCTGGATCGCCGCCCAGTTGGGCGTGTCGCGGGCCACCCTCTATCGCACCTTCGCCCCCTATGGCGGGGTCGCGCGCTTTATCGACGAGCGCCGGCTGCAACGCGCCTGGCTTCTGGTTTCCTCGCCGGCGGGACCGCCGATCGTTGAGGTGGCCAAGAGCTGCGGCTACGCCAGCAAGGCCCGGCTGAACCGCGCCTTCGCCGAACGGCTCAACGCCACGCCCGGCGCCATTCGCGCCGCCACCGGCGAGACGCGCGATAACCTGCATGCGCGCGCCGCCCTGGAGATCATCGACAGCTGGGATCGCCGCTCGGGACGGGCCGTGCTGAGCGGCGAGATGGCGTCGCCATAG
- a CDS encoding FAD-dependent oxidoreductase, which yields MTKVLIIGAGHAGGSAAALLRQYGFDGEIVLAGEEAAAPYQRPPLSKAWLKGEAGLEDLLLRPESFYAEQNIDLRTGVVATAINAAARTVTFADGAVEPYDLLILATGSMARKLAIPGADRPDLMELRTLEDAERLKAALAPGKRLAVVGGGYVGLEAAASARALGAEAVVIERMDRVLARVASETLSAFFTDLHRRHGVEILTDAEVSGFEDAGVRLADGRLIAADAVLVGVGALAREALARSAGLRCENGVVVDETARTSDPSIYAIGDVTHRPIPVHGGRMHRLESVPNALEQAKQAAAAIVGRAAPAPEVPWFWSDQYDVKLQIAGLPFDADRQVVRGDPATGGFAVFHLNGDRMVCVEAVNAPAEFMGGRLLIGKATPVEAALLADPAISIKAVAKPA from the coding sequence ATGACCAAGGTTCTGATTATCGGCGCGGGACACGCGGGCGGCTCGGCGGCGGCGCTGCTGAGGCAGTATGGCTTTGACGGCGAGATCGTCCTGGCGGGCGAGGAGGCGGCGGCGCCCTATCAGCGGCCGCCCCTGTCCAAGGCCTGGCTGAAGGGGGAGGCGGGTCTTGAGGACCTGCTGCTGCGCCCCGAGAGCTTCTACGCCGAGCAGAATATCGACCTGCGCACCGGCGTCGTCGCCACCGCCATCAACGCGGCGGCCAGGACCGTGACCTTCGCCGACGGAGCGGTCGAGCCCTACGACCTGCTGATCCTGGCCACCGGCTCCATGGCGCGCAAGCTGGCCATCCCCGGCGCGGATCGGCCTGACCTTATGGAACTGCGCACGCTGGAGGACGCTGAGCGGCTGAAGGCGGCGCTTGCTCCCGGCAAGCGGCTGGCCGTGGTCGGCGGCGGCTATGTCGGGCTGGAGGCCGCAGCCTCGGCCCGCGCCCTGGGCGCAGAGGCGGTGGTGATCGAGCGCATGGACCGGGTGCTGGCCCGCGTGGCCTCGGAAACCCTGTCGGCCTTCTTCACCGATCTGCACCGCCGCCACGGCGTGGAGATTCTGACCGACGCCGAGGTCTCCGGCTTCGAGGACGCCGGCGTGCGTCTGGCTGACGGCCGTCTGATCGCGGCGGACGCGGTCCTGGTCGGCGTCGGCGCCCTGGCGCGCGAAGCCCTGGCGCGCTCCGCCGGTCTCCGTTGCGAAAACGGCGTGGTGGTGGACGAGACCGCTCGCACCAGCGACCCTTCCATCTACGCCATCGGCGACGTGACCCACCGGCCCATCCCGGTCCACGGCGGACGGATGCACCGGCTGGAAAGCGTGCCCAACGCCCTGGAGCAGGCCAAGCAGGCCGCCGCCGCCATCGTCGGCCGCGCCGCCCCGGCGCCCGAGGTGCCGTGGTTCTGGTCCGACCAGTATGATGTGAAACTCCAGATCGCCGGCCTGCCCTTCGACGCCGACCGTCAAGTGGTGCGCGGCGACCCGGCGACAGGCGGCTTCGCCGTCTTCCACCTGAACGGCGACCGCATGGTCTGCGTCGAGGCCGTCAATGCACCCGCCGAATTCATGGGCGGGCGCCTGCTGATCGGCAAGGCGACGCCGGTGGAGGCGGCTCTGCTGGCCGACCCCGCGATCTCGATCAAGGCAGTGGCGAAACCGGCCTAG
- a CDS encoding TonB-dependent siderophore receptor, with protein sequence MSDARSSALKALLFASSAAGMLCASPVLAADEAPIATADVTQDATTLSAVDVHGQRAKREPKDPQFVAPLLDTPRSVTVIPQQIIEQTAATSLQDILRTSPGITFGAGEGGQPLADRPFIRGQASGNNIFVDGIRDTGGQQREVFNLEQVEVIKGPDSVYSGRGSGGGSINLGSKAPRLQNFIRGSAGAGTDNYARGTIDANWQVSPTAAMRLNLMAAQGDVAGRNAVDFDKWGVAAAVAAGLGTPTTVTASYYHLDSNQMPDYGIPLYTKLGGANAPRPDASGVLDVPYDSFYGLKARDYLNNTVDTLTLDVEHRFSDTLALRNVTRYSQTLNDYIVTNPGDGGAAQNINGVWWMKRGLKSRWNPTETLANVTDLHGSFLTGAIKHNFDLGLELSREKNRNAGYTVTTLTGTACPAPLTGLDCTPVYDPNPNDPWTGTVTRGNVSHNTTDTLGLYAFDSMAFGEKWILNLGLRWDDYSVEGADWVNVGTPAVPTLTPRSGDWDFVNYQVGLVYKPTANSSLYASWATSSTPPTISAGDQNNGSGLGTGNLATELLDPEETESFEIGAKANLFNDRLALSGALFKTVRKNAQIQVSAGVYEQAGEAQVQGLELGVSGNLTSKWQVFGGYTWMDSELVSGAYNSVNVGEALANTPEHSASLFTTYRLMPQLSLGGGVYYVSKSFGGNQGGAGGGANRIYAPEYTRLDLFAAYDINDRASLQLNVQNAGDEEYIIRTNGVHHADVAPARSAILTLNLRY encoded by the coding sequence ATGTCCGACGCTCGTTCCTCCGCCCTCAAGGCGCTTCTGTTCGCTTCCAGCGCAGCCGGCATGCTATGCGCCTCGCCCGTTCTGGCCGCTGACGAAGCGCCGATCGCCACGGCGGACGTGACCCAGGACGCCACGACCCTGAGCGCCGTCGACGTGCACGGCCAACGCGCCAAGCGCGAACCCAAGGACCCCCAGTTCGTCGCCCCCCTGCTCGACACGCCGCGTTCGGTCACGGTCATCCCGCAGCAGATCATCGAACAGACCGCCGCCACCTCCCTGCAGGACATCCTGCGCACCTCGCCGGGCATCACCTTTGGCGCGGGCGAGGGTGGTCAGCCCTTGGCCGACCGTCCCTTCATCCGCGGCCAGGCCTCGGGCAACAACATCTTCGTCGACGGCATCCGCGACACCGGCGGCCAGCAGCGCGAAGTCTTCAATCTGGAGCAGGTCGAGGTCATCAAGGGACCGGACTCGGTCTATTCGGGTCGCGGCTCGGGCGGCGGCAGCATCAACCTGGGCTCCAAGGCCCCGCGCCTGCAAAACTTCATCCGCGGCTCGGCTGGCGCCGGCACCGACAACTATGCGCGCGGCACGATTGACGCCAACTGGCAGGTCAGCCCGACCGCCGCCATGCGCTTGAACCTGATGGCCGCCCAGGGCGATGTCGCCGGCCGCAACGCGGTCGACTTCGACAAGTGGGGCGTCGCCGCCGCGGTCGCCGCCGGCCTCGGCACGCCGACCACCGTGACCGCCAGCTACTACCACCTCGACAGCAATCAGATGCCTGACTACGGCATCCCGCTCTACACCAAGCTGGGCGGCGCCAATGCCCCGCGCCCCGACGCCTCGGGCGTCCTCGACGTGCCCTATGACAGCTTCTATGGCCTGAAGGCGCGCGACTATCTGAACAACACGGTCGACACCCTGACCCTGGATGTCGAGCACCGCTTCAGCGACACGCTCGCCCTGCGCAACGTCACCCGCTATTCGCAGACGCTGAACGACTACATCGTCACCAACCCCGGCGACGGCGGCGCGGCGCAGAACATCAACGGCGTCTGGTGGATGAAGCGGGGCCTGAAGTCGCGCTGGAATCCGACCGAGACCCTGGCCAACGTCACCGACCTGCACGGCTCCTTCCTGACCGGCGCGATCAAGCACAACTTCGACCTGGGTCTGGAGCTCTCGCGCGAGAAGAACCGCAACGCCGGCTATACCGTCACCACCCTGACCGGCACGGCCTGCCCCGCGCCCCTGACGGGCCTGGACTGCACGCCGGTCTATGACCCCAACCCGAACGATCCCTGGACCGGCACGGTCACGCGCGGCAACGTCAGCCACAACACGACCGACACCCTGGGTCTCTACGCCTTCGACTCCATGGCGTTCGGCGAGAAGTGGATCCTGAACCTCGGCCTGCGCTGGGACGACTATTCGGTCGAGGGCGCGGACTGGGTGAACGTCGGCACGCCGGCCGTTCCCACCCTGACCCCGCGCAGCGGCGACTGGGACTTCGTCAACTACCAGGTCGGCCTGGTCTACAAGCCGACGGCCAACAGCAGCCTCTACGCCTCCTGGGCCACCTCCTCGACGCCGCCGACCATCTCGGCCGGCGACCAGAACAACGGCAGCGGCCTGGGCACGGGCAATCTGGCGACAGAACTGCTGGACCCGGAAGAGACGGAAAGCTTCGAGATCGGCGCCAAGGCCAACCTGTTCAACGACCGCCTGGCCCTCAGCGGCGCCCTGTTCAAGACCGTGCGCAAGAATGCTCAGATCCAGGTGTCCGCAGGCGTCTATGAGCAGGCGGGCGAGGCTCAGGTTCAAGGCCTCGAACTGGGCGTCTCTGGCAACCTGACCAGCAAGTGGCAGGTCTTCGGCGGCTATACCTGGATGGACAGCGAACTGGTCAGCGGAGCCTACAACAGCGTCAACGTCGGCGAGGCCCTGGCCAATACGCCCGAGCACAGCGCCAGCCTGTTCACCACCTACCGCCTCATGCCCCAGCTCAGCCTCGGCGGCGGCGTCTATTATGTGTCCAAGTCGTTCGGCGGCAATCAGGGCGGCGCCGGCGGCGGCGCCAACCGCATCTACGCCCCCGAATACACCCGCCTGGACCTGTTCGCCGCCTACGACATCAACGACCGCGCCTCGCTGCAGTTGAACGTCCAGAACGCGGGCGACGAGGAATACATCATCCGCACCAACGGCGTTCACCACGCCGACGTGGCCCCGGCCCGTTCGGCCATCCTGACGCTGAACCTGCGCTACTAA
- a CDS encoding Fe2+-dependent dioxygenase, giving the protein MLLHIPEVFTKAEVAALRRTLDAGPWADGNMTSGHQSATAKKNQQLPEDSAQAKAVSALIVQALNANPMFVSAALPHTIFPPLFNRYEGGGEFGLHVDNAIRQRGDLRIRSDLSATLFLSEPEDYDGGELIIEEMYGSQSVKLPAGDLVLYPSKSLHRVTPVTRGARVSSFMWLQSLVRDDADRESLFRLDVATQRVNLDKGPKDQAVIELTGLYHNLLRRWSEV; this is encoded by the coding sequence ATGCTGCTGCACATCCCCGAGGTCTTCACCAAGGCCGAAGTCGCCGCCCTGCGCCGGACCCTGGACGCCGGTCCCTGGGCCGACGGCAACATGACCTCGGGCCATCAGTCGGCCACCGCCAAGAAGAACCAGCAACTGCCGGAGGACAGTGCGCAGGCGAAGGCGGTCTCGGCCCTGATCGTCCAGGCCCTGAACGCCAACCCGATGTTCGTTTCGGCGGCCCTGCCGCACACGATCTTTCCGCCCCTGTTCAACCGTTACGAGGGCGGCGGCGAGTTCGGCCTCCACGTCGACAACGCGATCCGCCAGAGAGGCGATCTGCGCATCCGCAGCGACCTCTCGGCCACCCTCTTCCTGTCCGAGCCCGAGGACTACGACGGTGGCGAACTGATCATCGAGGAGATGTATGGCAGCCAGTCGGTCAAACTGCCCGCCGGCGACCTGGTCCTCTATCCGTCCAAGAGCCTGCACCGCGTCACGCCGGTCACGCGCGGCGCCCGCGTCTCCAGCTTCATGTGGCTGCAAAGCCTGGTCCGCGACGACGCCGACCGTGAAAGCCTGTTCCGCCTCGACGTCGCCACCCAGCGAGTGAACCTCGACAAGGGACCGAAGGATCAGGCCGTCATCGAACTGACGGGCCTCTATCACAACCTGCTGCGACGCTGGTCGGAGGTCTAG
- a CDS encoding sulfite reductase subunit alpha: protein MTADLTRWLWTAVAVALWLGLIGLTVWRVRAAAKKAADQARSLAEAAGDDAVLIAFASQTGFGEELAWMTAQALGDGGVGARITSFADLDLETLKGARRLLVIASTTGEGDAPDGAARFVRQVMKAEADLSHLTYGLLALGDRAYDAYCSFGHAVGDWLERSGAQTLFDRVEVDNGDAGAIRHWQHQLNQITGATSAPDWTPPAYERWRLVERRLLNAGSPGGEAWHLAFEPIDHAPDWAAGDIAEVGLPVRDGEQPASREYSVASLPSDGRVEFCIRLMTRPDGTPGLASGWLTQDVQIGDEVAMRVRANRSFHAPPPEAPIILIGNGTGIAGLRGHLKARAQHEKTGGAWVLFGERTRAHDALYDADLQAWLASGVLTRLDRAFSRDGGEHRYVQSLVAEHARPMADWVDRGAYVYVCGSLEGMSKGVHAALEAALGEERLMRLTDSGRYRRDVY from the coding sequence GTGACCGCCGACCTGACCCGCTGGCTGTGGACGGCCGTCGCCGTCGCCCTGTGGCTGGGCCTGATCGGCCTGACCGTCTGGCGCGTGCGCGCCGCCGCGAAGAAGGCCGCTGACCAGGCGCGGTCCCTGGCGGAAGCAGCGGGCGACGACGCTGTGCTGATCGCCTTCGCCAGCCAGACCGGATTCGGCGAGGAGTTGGCCTGGATGACGGCGCAAGCGCTGGGCGACGGCGGCGTCGGCGCGCGGATCACGTCCTTTGCTGATCTGGACCTGGAGACGCTGAAGGGCGCGCGCCGCCTGCTGGTCATCGCCTCGACCACCGGCGAAGGCGATGCGCCCGACGGCGCCGCCCGCTTCGTGCGGCAGGTGATGAAGGCCGAGGCTGACCTGTCGCATCTGACCTATGGGCTGCTGGCCTTGGGCGACCGCGCCTATGACGCCTATTGCAGTTTTGGCCACGCGGTCGGCGACTGGCTGGAGCGCAGCGGCGCCCAGACCCTGTTCGACCGGGTCGAGGTGGACAACGGCGACGCGGGCGCCATCCGCCACTGGCAGCATCAGTTGAACCAGATCACGGGCGCCACCTCAGCCCCCGACTGGACCCCGCCCGCCTATGAGCGCTGGCGACTGGTCGAGCGGCGCCTGCTGAACGCGGGCAGCCCCGGCGGCGAGGCCTGGCATCTGGCGTTTGAGCCTATCGACCACGCGCCTGACTGGGCGGCGGGCGACATCGCCGAGGTGGGCCTGCCCGTCCGCGACGGCGAGCAGCCGGCCAGTCGTGAGTATTCGGTCGCCTCCCTGCCCTCGGACGGGCGGGTGGAGTTCTGCATCCGACTGATGACGCGCCCGGACGGGACTCCGGGTCTGGCCTCAGGCTGGCTGACGCAGGACGTGCAGATCGGCGACGAGGTCGCCATGCGGGTGCGCGCCAACCGCAGCTTCCATGCGCCCCCGCCCGAGGCCCCCATCATCCTGATCGGCAACGGCACCGGGATTGCGGGTCTGCGCGGGCATTTGAAGGCGCGGGCGCAGCATGAGAAGACCGGCGGGGCGTGGGTGCTGTTCGGCGAGCGGACGCGGGCGCACGACGCGCTTTACGACGCCGACCTGCAAGCCTGGCTGGCGTCGGGCGTCCTGACCCGGCTGGACCGCGCCTTCTCACGCGACGGGGGCGAGCATCGCTATGTGCAGTCGCTGGTGGCGGAACACGCGCGGCCGATGGCCGACTGGGTTGATCGCGGCGCCTATGTCTATGTCTGCGGCAGCCTGGAAGGCATGTCGAAGGGCGTCCACGCGGCGCTGGAGGCGGCGCTGGGCGAGGAGCGGCTGATGCGGCTGACCGACAGCGGGCGGTACAGGCGCGACGTTTATTAA
- a CDS encoding FAD:protein FMN transferase: MERRAGSPALTSTRSSSTPPPLQIGAAVEGRQDTRVLIPPTTRAPERPPSDLIWSLAGESMGTTWSVRLIPPPGVAQEAFQAAIEEELARIIALFSPWTPSSEISRFNSAPAGTWKLSDDFWALLNASLDLADDVNGAVDPTLGALVDLWGFGPPGPRDPLNPLPSDEEVGAALAVSGWQKLRLNRDAQAAVQAGGMKLDFSGIAKGHAVDRVSARLTQMGATSHLVEIGGELLGRGVKPDAQPWWVEIEAVPGSPAPHTVAALFDVAVATSGDWRRAFVHQERLYPHTLDGSTGRPVDNGLAQVTVFDASAMRADAWATALTVLGPFDGPEFAEAMNIAAHFVERTPRGLVDRMSPAFAAMMDEEEA, from the coding sequence GTGGAACGGCGCGCTGGAAGTCCTGCCCTGACCTCGACACGCTCCAGCTCGACCCCGCCGCCGCTTCAGATCGGAGCGGCGGTGGAAGGCCGTCAGGACACCCGCGTCCTGATCCCGCCGACCACGCGCGCACCCGAACGGCCGCCCAGCGACCTGATCTGGTCGCTGGCGGGAGAGAGCATGGGCACCACCTGGTCGGTGCGTCTGATTCCGCCCCCGGGTGTGGCGCAAGAGGCCTTTCAGGCGGCGATCGAGGAGGAGTTGGCGCGCATCATCGCCCTGTTCAGCCCCTGGACGCCGAGCAGCGAGATCAGCCGTTTCAACAGCGCCCCTGCCGGAACATGGAAGCTGTCGGACGACTTCTGGGCCCTTCTGAACGCCTCGCTGGATCTGGCCGACGACGTCAACGGCGCGGTCGATCCGACGCTCGGGGCGCTGGTCGATCTGTGGGGCTTTGGCCCGCCCGGACCGCGCGATCCGCTCAACCCCCTGCCCTCCGATGAAGAGGTCGGGGCGGCGCTGGCCGTGTCCGGCTGGCAGAAGCTGAGGCTGAACCGCGACGCCCAGGCGGCGGTGCAGGCTGGAGGGATGAAGCTCGATTTCTCCGGCATCGCCAAGGGTCACGCCGTGGACCGGGTCTCGGCGCGTCTGACCCAGATGGGCGCGACCTCGCATCTGGTCGAGATCGGCGGCGAGTTGCTCGGGCGCGGGGTCAAGCCGGACGCCCAGCCCTGGTGGGTCGAGATCGAGGCCGTGCCGGGGTCGCCCGCGCCGCATACGGTGGCCGCCCTGTTCGACGTGGCGGTGGCGACATCCGGCGACTGGCGCCGCGCCTTCGTGCATCAGGAGCGCCTCTATCCGCACACCCTGGACGGTTCGACCGGACGGCCGGTGGACAATGGACTGGCGCAGGTGACGGTGTTTGACGCCTCGGCCATGCGCGCCGACGCGTGGGCGACGGCCCTGACCGTGCTGGGTCCGTTCGACGGGCCTGAGTTCGCCGAGGCGATGAATATCGCGGCCCACTTCGTCGAGCGTACGCCGCGCGGCCTGGTCGATCGGATGAGCCCTGCCTTCGCCGCCATGATGGACGAAGAAGAAGCCTGA
- a CDS encoding DUF4198 domain-containing protein: protein MKKTFAFLTLAAVLAAPLSAQAHRAWLAPTSTVLSGNDAWVGFDAGMSNGVFIPDHAAMRLAGLTITAPDGSTAQAENVTQAKYRSSFDLHLSQPGTYRVANVGSGFMASYKQGGEQKRWRGTEAEFATALPADATDVEATRTDSRTETFVTLGEPTDLKTVGKGLELAAVTHPNDLAAGEAATFKLLKDGQPAADVEVTVVRGGLRYRDNPQEMTVKTDADGAFTVTWPEAGLYWLGASVRTAGVNGQPGSNASWNGALEVLP, encoded by the coding sequence ATGAAGAAGACGTTCGCCTTCCTGACCCTGGCCGCCGTTCTGGCCGCGCCGCTCTCGGCCCAGGCGCACCGCGCCTGGCTGGCCCCGACCTCGACCGTGCTGTCGGGCAACGACGCCTGGGTCGGGTTCGACGCCGGCATGTCGAACGGGGTCTTCATTCCCGATCACGCCGCCATGCGTCTGGCCGGTCTGACCATCACGGCGCCGGACGGCTCGACCGCCCAGGCCGAGAACGTCACCCAGGCCAAGTACCGCTCCAGCTTCGACCTGCATCTGTCGCAGCCCGGCACCTACCGCGTCGCCAACGTCGGCTCGGGCTTCATGGCCAGCTACAAGCAGGGCGGCGAGCAGAAGCGCTGGCGCGGCACGGAAGCCGAGTTCGCCACCGCCCTGCCGGCGGACGCCACCGACGTCGAGGCCACGCGCACCGACAGCCGCACCGAAACCTTTGTCACCCTGGGCGAGCCCACCGACCTGAAGACGGTCGGCAAGGGTCTGGAACTGGCCGCCGTCACCCACCCGAACGATCTGGCCGCCGGCGAGGCCGCGACCTTCAAGCTGCTGAAGGACGGCCAGCCCGCCGCCGATGTCGAGGTGACGGTGGTGCGCGGCGGTCTGCGCTATCGCGACAATCCGCAGGAGATGACGGTCAAGACGGACGCTGACGGCGCCTTCACCGTGACCTGGCCGGAAGCCGGTCTCTATTGGCTGGGCGCCTCGGTGCGCACGGCGGGCGTGAACGGCCAGCCCGGCTCGAACGCCTCGTGGAACGGCGCGCTGGAAGTCCTGCCCTGA
- a CDS encoding DUF2271 domain-containing protein, whose translation MRKLPLVLTAAGLAAAAPAVANAADLTVNVELPRISSASYHRPYVAVWIEKPDQSTAQTLAVWYQQTRNNEGDGKDWLKDLRTWWRKGGRAMAMPADGVSGPTKAPGRHAVTVPAARLRNLPAGQYNIVVEAARELGGREVVRVPFRWGGANTAAGTGSTELGAVRVAVTR comes from the coding sequence ATGCGTAAGCTTCCTCTCGTCCTGACCGCCGCCGGCCTCGCCGCCGCTGCGCCCGCCGTCGCCAACGCCGCAGACCTGACGGTGAACGTCGAGCTGCCGCGCATTTCCAGCGCCTCCTATCACCGGCCCTATGTCGCTGTGTGGATCGAGAAACCGGATCAGTCGACGGCGCAGACCCTGGCCGTCTGGTACCAGCAGACCCGCAACAACGAGGGCGACGGCAAGGACTGGCTGAAGGACCTGCGCACCTGGTGGCGCAAGGGCGGACGCGCCATGGCCATGCCCGCCGACGGCGTTTCCGGCCCGACCAAGGCCCCCGGTCGTCACGCCGTGACCGTGCCTGCCGCGCGCCTGCGCAACCTGCCTGCGGGCCAGTACAACATCGTCGTCGAGGCGGCCCGTGAACTGGGCGGCCGCGAGGTCGTCCGCGTGCCCTTCCGTTGGGGCGGCGCCAACACCGCCGCTGGAACCGGCTCCACCGAACTGGGCGCCGTTCGCGTCGCCGTGACCCGCTAA
- a CDS encoding PepSY-associated TM helix domain-containing protein has product MVSEAAAHPAKTAAQPKAALNAKRSFWLKQLHSWHWISAAVSLVGMILFAATGITLNHAAQIPAEPVTKEATATLPAPLLARLSDFPEETTDAVPATVARWAAEAFKVQVDGKPTETTADEIYVALPTPGGDGWLTIDRSTGEAVHEKTTRGWVAYLNDLHKGRNAGVVWYWFIDVFAVACVIFSVTGLALLWLHARGRPSTWPIVALGLLIPVVIALLFIH; this is encoded by the coding sequence ATGGTGAGTGAAGCCGCAGCCCATCCCGCCAAGACCGCCGCCCAACCCAAGGCGGCGTTGAACGCCAAACGGTCGTTCTGGCTGAAGCAATTGCACAGCTGGCACTGGATCTCGGCGGCGGTCAGCCTGGTCGGGATGATCCTGTTCGCCGCGACCGGCATCACCCTGAACCACGCGGCGCAGATTCCGGCCGAGCCGGTGACGAAGGAGGCGACGGCGACCCTGCCCGCGCCCCTGCTGGCGCGTCTGTCCGACTTCCCCGAGGAAACCACCGACGCCGTGCCCGCCACGGTGGCGCGCTGGGCCGCCGAGGCCTTCAAGGTGCAGGTGGACGGCAAACCCACCGAGACTACGGCGGACGAGATCTATGTCGCCCTGCCCACCCCCGGCGGCGACGGATGGCTGACCATCGACCGTTCAACCGGCGAGGCCGTGCATGAGAAGACCACGCGCGGCTGGGTCGCCTACCTCAATGACCTGCACAAGGGTCGGAACGCCGGGGTGGTCTGGTACTGGTTCATCGACGTCTTCGCCGTGGCCTGCGTGATCTTTTCCGTCACGGGCCTGGCCCTGCTGTGGCTGCACGCCCGCGGCCGCCCTTCGACCTGGCCCATCGTGGCTCTGGGTCTGCTCATTCCTGTCGTTATCGCCCTTCTGTTCATTCATTGA
- a CDS encoding potassium-transporting ATPase subunit F: protein MVLNLLWGAGALVIAGYMVAALLRPERF, encoded by the coding sequence ATGGTGCTGAACCTCCTGTGGGGCGCCGGCGCCCTGGTTATCGCCGGCTACATGGTTGCGGCCCTGCTGCGCCCTGAGCGGTTCTGA